From Haloarcula hispanica ATCC 33960, the proteins below share one genomic window:
- a CDS encoding NAD(P)/FAD-dependent oxidoreductase has protein sequence MTENVVVLGAGYAGAGAIKSLEDELDGVTDVDVTWISETDYHLVLHESHRCIRDPSVQENIAIPVHEIKQPSTSFVQDEVVGIDTDAQEVALADSDTIEYDYLLVGLGSQTAFFGIDGLEEHALTLKSLDDALDIHDNIQQAARDASTNDPAQVVIGGAGLSGIQTAGEVAEFRDEHNAPIDIHLVEGLDQVLPNSDPELQGALRKRLEAADVNIKCGEFIGEVDEETVYIGDEDELDYDVLVWTGGITGRDCMQDVDLDKDERNHRVHAEGNFQTDDEHVFAIGDSALIDQPGDQPAPPTAQAAWQAAEVAGENLARAVRGQPLKTWTHKDKGTVVSVGEKAVAHDVVNMPIETFGGMPAKLLKKAIAARWIKDVTGVGRAVKAWPDM, from the coding sequence ATGACAGAGAACGTGGTCGTACTCGGTGCGGGGTACGCTGGCGCGGGGGCAATAAAGAGTTTAGAGGACGAGCTAGACGGTGTGACGGACGTCGATGTAACCTGGATTTCTGAGACGGACTATCACCTGGTCTTACACGAGTCCCACCGCTGCATTCGGGACCCGAGCGTTCAGGAGAACATCGCTATTCCCGTCCACGAGATCAAACAGCCCTCGACCTCGTTCGTCCAGGACGAGGTCGTCGGCATCGACACCGACGCTCAGGAAGTGGCCCTCGCCGATTCCGACACCATCGAGTACGACTACCTGCTCGTGGGGCTGGGCTCGCAGACCGCATTCTTCGGCATCGACGGCCTCGAAGAGCACGCGCTGACGCTCAAGAGCCTCGACGACGCGCTCGACATCCACGACAACATCCAGCAGGCCGCTCGTGACGCCTCCACCAACGACCCCGCGCAGGTCGTCATCGGCGGCGCTGGCCTTTCGGGCATCCAGACCGCCGGCGAAGTCGCCGAGTTCCGCGACGAACACAACGCGCCCATCGACATCCACCTCGTCGAAGGGCTCGATCAGGTCCTGCCAAACAGCGACCCCGAGCTTCAGGGTGCCCTGCGCAAGCGCCTGGAGGCCGCCGACGTGAACATCAAGTGCGGGGAGTTCATCGGCGAGGTCGACGAGGAGACGGTGTACATCGGCGACGAGGACGAACTGGACTACGACGTGCTGGTCTGGACTGGCGGCATCACCGGCCGCGATTGTATGCAAGATGTCGACCTCGACAAAGACGAGCGCAACCACCGCGTCCACGCGGAAGGGAACTTCCAGACCGACGACGAGCACGTCTTCGCTATCGGTGACTCGGCGCTGATTGACCAGCCGGGCGACCAGCCCGCCCCGCCGACCGCCCAGGCCGCCTGGCAAGCCGCCGAAGTCGCCGGCGAGAACCTGGCTCGTGCGGTGCGGGGCCAGCCGCTGAAGACCTGGACCCACAAGGACAAGGGGACGGTTGTGTCGGTCGGCGAGAAAGCCGTCGCCCACGACGTTGTGAACATGCCCATCGAAACCTTCGGCGGGATGCCCGCGAAACTGCTGAAAAAGGCGATTGCCGCCCGCTGGATCAAGGACGTTACTGGCGTCGGTCGGGCCGTCAAGGCCTGGCCCGACATGTAG